The Thunnus thynnus chromosome 1, fThuThy2.1, whole genome shotgun sequence nucleotide sequence ccCTGCCACTGTCGATCTGATTccatgatgattattttcttctccCCTGTGCTGTCAGCCACGTTTTTCCTCTTGATCCTATAGTTTTCATAAAGgcatttaatgtttatttttatttacccCATTGTCACCTCTTGCGCCATCACCTCTTTGTACGCTGATGTTATTAGTTGAGACTGTTTCAATAAAGTTGTGTTCTATTACCTGCTGTTTGCTGGTATTTCTTTGGTTTGGACCGGGGTTGCATTTCGCTCACGTATATTTAAGGAGAGACATCCAGCTGTTCTTATTTCTGTATGCTCGTCATATAACAATCTAATCCTGTAATTAAAGCCAATATGTATAGATGTCTTAATGTGATGATAGATGgcaaacatgtttgtttatacAGTAATAGTGATCTATATGTTTGCAGCATGTTCATTCTACCACATTTAATGGCTTATAGTAGATATACGCTGACACTACTATACACATTTTAATGGATCATTCAGAAAGTGATCAAATCGGTTGCACAAACTTGAAAGGTTGTAGCTTTTTATTACCGAGGTGTACAGTATcatcaaatgattattttatccAGCAGCAAGCGATCAGAAAACACAATCTGTACATTTTGTGCAAATTATGATGCAGTTTTGTCTCAATGAAACACTTGGCACAGAAAACTAATGACacagcaaaaagagaaaaacatatatTCCATCGTCTAAAGTTTGTATGAACAAATCCACAATAAGGCAGACCCGTTTATTCACAGGATGCAATGGAAATACCTCAAAACCAGTTTTACATGACCACTCTGTCAGCTAAAAGAAACCACAGCATTACATGAAAACATTAGATGGAACCTGGACTGTAGTCACACCAAACGGATATTTGGGAAAAAGTATACCATGCTATGAAGTTCCTCAAATTAGGTTAAGTAATAAACTTCTGCTGCCAGATACGGTGATGTGAACTGGATGCAAAGAAACCAAATGTCGAGGTTTTCATATGATATTTTTGATTTCAacagacaacagaaacaaactgcTGCATTTTTGAGACACTAGTAATAGATTCAGCTCTTGTTTTGCCCTTTTTTCTAATAAAATCTTTCAGTTGACTTAACTAATTTAACAAATCTAGCAGCTGTGTCAACAAAATACTTTGATGCAGACAATTGTGATTGAGGACACCTTAGTAAAGGTCTACAGCTTACTTGCATGAGCTTCCCAACATCAAAACTGTTTCATTTAACAAATCAAAAATCATGATCAACtcataaataaacatgtcacATACACAGTTGTATATGAAAAATAGACTAAAATGCCCATTATACTGTAAGAATGCAAACTTAGTATTTAAGAGGCTTGCCATCTGCCCACTATGTGTGGCAATGAGGTTGCTTAGCAAATCTGTTTTGAACAGAATCATACTACCATACTGTAAGTAAACTCAAACTCCCATATCAGCGTCTCTGAGTGTAATGAAATGAGGGGAAATCTTTTGTTGTTTGGAGGGTGATTTCATGTCTAtctttattttaagaaaaattgCAATTTGGTCCAAAAATGGACAGCTTTTAAAAGCCCAGTACTCGTCTCTTTAGGCAGAGCACACCTTTTCTACATTTGATAGAATAATCTGACTACACACATGAAATAGTGGTCTTTCAATGTAGGTAAACAGCTGACACGGTATGACAGCAACCACAATGAACACTGAGAAAGGAGCAAAGATATCTGTGAAATGATTTCTTGACACAAGTATGAGGTCTCTGGAGCAACATGGGCTAcactgatttattgattggttAAAAGATGGAAAGCTGAGGATAATTGGATATAAAATATTAAGTGGTCTGtactttttaagtaaaatgcTTCTGGTTAATGACACTGAAATGTTGTGTAATGGTATCGTGCCTCTTTTGCAATTTAGGCTATTAATGTAATtgcagaaaacataaaaaaagatgcCTTTCACTAAATTTCTCAAATGTGTGGTGCTATCCAAAGAAAAACCTGACAAACATGtcacacatgtaaaataaacacttaACTCTTGTTTGAAATGTTCACGGGTATCTTTATAATCAAGTCAGAAAATCTAAGTCAAAAATTCTAAGTCTGAAAAAACTTTTTACACCTTATCCCGCTCAACAGCTGCACTGAACATATCCAACAGGCTCGTGGATGAAAGTCATCAGGTTGTGGAGCCAGTAGTGTTTCGTTTTAGAGGTTCAAACAGTAGGCCATGAAAGCTcaacaaaattatattttttgtataatcATATTACCAAACATTCTTGATAATTTCTAATGTTATCAAACTCAGCTCCTTGAAAATGTAAGTAGTTTTAAAATGCATGTCCTTGGTTGGTCATTTTACTTTCCGTTATGTAATTCAAGAATTACAGTAATCAAACACTGGTATCGTTTAACAGGGATTCCTTTTGTGCTGCTCTCCTTCATCCCAAGTGCCCTCCAAACCCCTAAGTCATGCTGGTTAAAGAGGCCTAATAATCTGCAGGGACTGCTCCTCTGCACGCTGGACTGGAGGGGCTGCAAAAGTCTGGGTGTAAGGTTGTACAGGCTCAAGTTCTGACAGTATTTTTATGGCACATTATGCTGGCCTTGTAGGGCTTCTTGGTGGCCCGGTGGCAGATCATGGTGTGCTTGGGGAAGACCCTGCTGGCTCAGATCTTGATTTTGTTGATTATTATGTTCCTGAGGTGTATCTTGAGGAGCGTGGGCTGCAGGTTGATGCTCTTGGGATTGGGCCTCTTGTCCAGGATGCAACTGGCTGTCAGCTGCATGTATGTCTGGGATGGCATTTCCTTCAACTGTAACAAAGAAGGCCGTTTTACATTTCTCAAGACGTCAGTCTGTAAAATCAAACTTTCCAAAAATAAATGAGATGGTGCAACTCACCGTGAACCTCAGGAGGGGGTTCAACTTTCTGTGATTTCAGTCGTTCCATATGCTCCACCGCCTGGAAAGAACGATGGAGTTTCACAAGTTTTTCTTGCATATGCACACAATACAATGTAGTCACATTAATTTGATAGCTTAAATAAACCTTGATGATTAATTTTTGGTTAATTACTGAGATTCTGCTGATAAAAAATTCTGCACATTCACTGCCAGTAAGGGTCAGGTTATGCTAGAAAATAACTAGTTCATTCAATGTATTGAAGGAGGGGGTTTCTGAAGATGTTCGACAATCCAACAAGCAGTTCTGATGGAGTATATTGGCATCTCAAGCCTGCAGTTTGCAGTGTTGGCCTTGTTTGCAACTAAAAGTAATTCAAATGACAGTGTGCCACTCTACCTGTTGCAACTCAATTTTCTGTGCGTTAAGCTGCTCCTGTTGTCTCTCCAGctcatctctctgtttctgGAGGTCAACAGCCTTCAAGTTGAGGTCCTGCTCTTGCTGAGCAAGGTGCTCCTCAAACTCCCTCATCTCCTCGTCTGTGTAAGCCTGGTTCTGCTCCAAGGTCTGAAGAACACAAAGTGGATGTGACACCATTTCCTACCATGTGTCTACACTTCGAAATAATATCAACAAGATACAGTCTCATGTATTGTGTCTCACCTCCCAACTATCTGGCTCCAAgaattcttttttctttgtagcAACCAGGAACTCATCTAAAGAGACCAGCCTGTCTTTGTTAGAATCCACCTATGAGGAAGACAGGAGCAAAGAGCTTTATACGAAGGAATAGATTATATATGCTATACAGACACCAGTTAACAGGTGGAGGGGTACTGTGTGGAGTACACAGTTTCATGAAAATAGGGCCCCGAGTGTAAATTACTGTACCTCATTCATAACATGCTCTCTCATACGtaacctctcctcctccatctccaccATATCATCCTCTTCATTTGTAGGGTCATAGATTTTTTCCAGCTGAAATCACAGAGACCAACAGTCAATGCAAAGACCATTCACTGAAACATTACACATTTTCAGATGCAATGTCTTTACCTCCTTGGTGAACAATGCCTCCAGTTCCTGTTCATCAAAGAAGCCATCTCCATTGGTATCTGCATCAtgaagaagggaaaaaatgacaatgtgGTAAACAAATGCACCATTTTTTGCTATATTTGACAATACAGATTATGTAGCACTGGATGAATGAACACCATCCCTCCAATCTTTAACAGGTACAAGTTGGTAAAGTTCTTACCATGCAGGTTGAAAAAGGTTTTGGGGTCAAAATCCTCAGGATCTAAGCCATCGGCTTCTTCCCACACCTCCTTCAGTTGATTCTGGCTACCctgaaacacaaaagcaaagtcaaatttgaattacaaataaataaatagataaatgacTCCTCATTTCAACCTTTTAGCAGATAGTTTACatataaattatcaaaatacacTACAAAGCCCATTATGTACAAATCAAGTACaatcaatatgttttatttgcaataatgcaacaaaaaaatacaaatgcactaaaaaaaaaagagtttctcTTAATTAgctgaaacaaaacacatcacGTTGTCTATCTGAATCAGACTTACTGGGTGGTTGACTTTAGGGTGGTCAGCGTGTTTTTTCCTCATCTCCTCATAgtgctcctcctctctctttctttcatcctCATCCAGTGTCTTCAGGTGTTCCCGTCTGTCGTGCTCCTTCATCATTTCATACTTCTTGAACTCCTCATGTCTCTCTTTGTCATAGTTCTCCAGATCTTTA carries:
- the nucb2a gene encoding nucleobindin-2a yields the protein MRSSIHNKMCWSRALLILLVQLLSVEAVPISIDKTKVKEPEKTPEEPPASVETGLHYDRYLREVIDFLEKDQHFREKLHNTDMEDIKQGKLAKELDFVSHHVRTKLDELKRQEVNRLRTLIKAKQDLEGGNDIAVDHQALLKQFEYLNHMNPHTFEVDDLDRLIKSATKDLENYDKERHEEFKKYEMMKEHDRREHLKTLDEDERKREEEHYEEMRKKHADHPKVNHPGSQNQLKEVWEEADGLDPEDFDPKTFFNLHDTNGDGFFDEQELEALFTKELEKIYDPTNEEDDMVEMEEERLRMREHVMNEVDSNKDRLVSLDEFLVATKKKEFLEPDSWETLEQNQAYTDEEMREFEEHLAQQEQDLNLKAVDLQKQRDELERQQEQLNAQKIELQQAVEHMERLKSQKVEPPPEVHVEGNAIPDIHAADSQLHPGQEAQSQEHQPAAHAPQDTPQEHNNQQNQDLSQQGLPQAHHDLPPGHQEALQGQHNVP